One genomic region from Candidatus Poribacteria bacterium encodes:
- a CDS encoding amidohydrolase family protein: MSDQIVCIRANSLVDGISTSAKSNQAILVTNGRIDAVGDQEEIAKKTPPDAEVIDLGDACLAPGLIDGHTHLSLAGDGRNYVQMFSETDEMMVLTGAMNLQRHLAAGITTIREHGARNKVGFTLKEGLERGYIPGPRALVSGRPITCTGGHFHVCNETADGEAEMRRSVRRLVHEGADYIKIMASGGGTAGTIPGRASYTVAELHAAVHEAHHFHRLTVAHCRASESMVRAVEAGIDLMEHAEFLDPDGELRFDPKIAEMMAESGIWISPTLQAWTGYPRIVELRAKRDNGTISADETAELQRSEARAEVRLDVMRRMLDYDLRDRIVPGTDSGVGNLAFGHLDYDLQLLVEVGFTPAEALISATRISAEAIGMADEIGTIAPGKIADLVAFESDPTNDVGVVSRVIAVFQAGQRVK, translated from the coding sequence ATGTCAGATCAAATCGTTTGTATCCGTGCCAATTCGCTTGTTGATGGGATAAGCACATCTGCCAAATCCAATCAGGCAATCCTTGTGACTAACGGACGCATTGATGCAGTAGGCGATCAAGAAGAGATTGCGAAAAAGACACCGCCTGACGCAGAGGTTATTGACCTCGGCGATGCGTGTCTCGCGCCGGGTCTCATTGATGGACATACACACTTGAGCCTGGCAGGCGATGGACGGAACTATGTTCAAATGTTCTCTGAGACGGATGAGATGATGGTGTTGACCGGCGCGATGAATCTACAACGCCATCTCGCCGCAGGGATTACAACGATCCGTGAACACGGCGCGCGGAACAAGGTAGGATTCACGCTTAAGGAAGGACTTGAACGCGGTTATATTCCGGGTCCACGCGCCTTGGTCAGCGGACGACCGATTACCTGTACAGGTGGACACTTCCATGTATGCAACGAGACAGCGGATGGCGAGGCGGAGATGCGGCGTTCAGTGCGTCGCTTAGTTCATGAAGGCGCGGATTATATCAAGATTATGGCGTCAGGCGGTGGAACTGCCGGAACGATTCCCGGACGCGCCAGTTACACCGTCGCCGAATTGCACGCCGCTGTCCACGAGGCACACCATTTCCATCGGCTCACGGTGGCGCATTGCCGTGCCAGTGAGTCGATGGTACGCGCCGTTGAAGCAGGTATTGATCTGATGGAGCATGCGGAATTTCTTGATCCGGACGGTGAACTCCGGTTTGATCCGAAAATTGCGGAGATGATGGCAGAATCGGGTATCTGGATTAGTCCGACGCTCCAAGCGTGGACGGGATATCCACGCATCGTTGAACTCCGAGCAAAACGGGACAATGGGACGATTTCTGCCGATGAAACAGCCGAATTGCAACGAAGTGAGGCGCGAGCAGAAGTCCGATTGGATGTGATGCGGCGTATGCTCGACTACGACCTCCGGGACCGGATTGTTCCCGGCACGGATTCAGGTGTCGGTAATCTTGCATTCGGACATCTCGATTACGATTTGCAGCTACTTGTCGAAGTTGGGTTTACACCCGCAGAGGCACTCATCTCAGCAACCCGCATCTCCGCCGAAGCAATCGGGATGGCAGATGAGATTGGAACTATCGCGCCGGGCAAAATCGCCGATCTCGTTGCTTTTGAGAGCGATCCGACAAATGATGTTGGGGTGGTGAGTCGAGTGATTGCGGTATTTCAAGCAGGGCAACGCGTAAAATGA
- a CDS encoding NUDIX domain-containing protein — protein sequence MTHNMQSNIDPTIFQRLLIDAEKDGVQKLVVGAVIRKNSKFLLLERVPSDSMGGFVGIPSGTVEDEEDLLTALAREVQEETGLIVTSILEYLGSFDWTSSSGKKTRHFNFFIQVEDGEIKLSPTEHQAYYWVALSDAAYTTLNISDATKQILKTTVQQ from the coding sequence ATGACGCACAATATGCAGTCAAACATTGACCCCACTATCTTTCAACGGTTGTTGATCGATGCTGAAAAAGACGGTGTGCAAAAACTGGTTGTGGGCGCGGTCATCCGTAAAAACAGCAAATTCCTACTTTTGGAACGAGTTCCGTCTGATTCCATGGGTGGATTTGTTGGAATTCCGAGTGGTACCGTGGAGGATGAGGAAGACCTACTTACAGCACTCGCTCGAGAAGTGCAGGAAGAAACGGGACTCATTGTAACATCAATCCTTGAATATCTCGGCTCCTTTGATTGGACATCCAGTTCTGGGAAAAAAACGAGACATTTCAACTTTTTTATTCAGGTTGAGGATGGTGAAATCAAACTTAGTCCTACCGAACATCAAGCATACTATTGGGTTGCGTTGTCCGACGCAGCTTACACAACGCTTAACATCTCAGATGCTACTAAGCAGATTCTCAAAACTACAGTACAACAATAA
- a CDS encoding phytanoyl-CoA dioxygenase family protein, with protein sequence MLQQEAIEHLETFGYCLIEDAIPTVQADAMAEKYFQLHRDPKNRDAFQDPNAELYQTLFGVVNLDEMCWECIAHPQVLQVVRHFLGDSARLGEACTKWVKPRAPQGGIHSDSTHDLPSRLPETPWMINSIWMITDFTIENGATLVVPFSHRARRRPTQSDIVESHPVPVCGQKGSVLLWHGGTWHGQGANTTDDQHRMALNIAYYPAWWNLMREGGHQPVFPETFARMPEDLQALVRHKVAKRRADIYEF encoded by the coding sequence ATGCTGCAACAAGAAGCGATAGAACATCTCGAAACGTTCGGTTACTGTCTGATTGAAGATGCAATCCCCACAGTACAAGCAGACGCGATGGCAGAGAAATACTTCCAACTCCACCGAGACCCAAAGAATCGGGATGCTTTTCAGGACCCGAACGCTGAACTCTATCAAACGCTTTTCGGTGTAGTCAACCTCGATGAGATGTGTTGGGAATGTATCGCACATCCACAAGTGCTACAAGTCGTCCGTCATTTTCTCGGCGATAGTGCGCGACTGGGTGAGGCTTGCACCAAGTGGGTCAAGCCAAGGGCACCCCAAGGTGGTATACACTCCGATTCGACGCACGACTTGCCATCACGCCTTCCCGAAACGCCATGGATGATTAACTCCATCTGGATGATAACGGATTTTACTATCGAGAACGGCGCGACGCTCGTTGTGCCGTTTAGCCATCGCGCACGGCGCAGACCTACACAATCCGACATTGTAGAAAGCCATCCAGTGCCGGTCTGCGGGCAAAAAGGTTCTGTGTTATTGTGGCACGGCGGAACATGGCACGGGCAAGGGGCAAATACAACCGACGATCAACATCGCATGGCGTTGAATATCGCTTACTATCCTGCTTGGTGGAATCTCATGCGTGAGGGTGGTCATCAACCCGTTTTTCCAGAGACGTTTGCGCGGATGCCGGAAGACCTCCAAGCACTTGTTCGACATAAGGTCGCAAAACGACGCGCTGACATCTATGAATTTTAA
- a CDS encoding class I SAM-dependent methyltransferase gives MNVFDATRKHYNAAGVHPTTDPDNPRSQFAVDRYEDHLRKLIRPGMRALDLGCNAGRFTFAMEDMGAIATGIDCAEIPLRHAKEVAEKRKSRCRFNIGDMAALPYKENSFDLALLPQNNIYLSYQMLECLTVQLKEILSDNGIFLVIMHDELVKRVGEETLPDRYDVQTGLIGGSRTIPDKGTYAYPSYFWTVPFAKHIIEKYFLFERVAQIEENRFMLVFRNKKRNGGL, from the coding sequence ATGAACGTATTCGATGCAACTCGGAAACATTACAATGCAGCGGGGGTCCATCCGACGACTGACCCTGATAACCCAAGATCACAATTTGCCGTTGACAGATATGAAGACCACCTGCGTAAACTCATAAGACCCGGCATGCGCGCCTTGGATTTAGGTTGCAATGCTGGACGCTTTACCTTTGCCATGGAAGACATGGGCGCGATAGCAACAGGTATTGACTGCGCGGAGATTCCACTCCGTCACGCAAAAGAGGTCGCAGAGAAAAGAAAGAGCAGATGTCGATTCAATATTGGGGATATGGCTGCGCTACCTTACAAAGAGAATTCTTTCGACCTCGCGCTGCTTCCTCAAAATAACATTTACTTATCATATCAGATGCTGGAGTGCTTAACAGTTCAACTTAAAGAAATTCTATCGGACAATGGCATCTTCCTTGTAATAATGCACGATGAATTGGTGAAGAGAGTGGGAGAGGAAACCCTTCCAGATCGATACGACGTGCAGACCGGTTTGATAGGAGGCAGTAGGACAATTCCTGACAAAGGTACGTACGCGTATCCATCCTACTTTTGGACAGTCCCCTTTGCGAAGCACATTATTGAGAAGTACTTTCTTTTTGAACGCGTTGCGCAAATAGAAGAAAACAGATTTATGTTGGTGTTCCGTAACAAAAAGAGAAACGGAGGTCTGTAA
- a CDS encoding sialidase family protein — translation MLSTENMGGVVVTPNQLSEMQAGDYILHARDGLLNKVPVEKIRMPLDPQGHYQGLNFVQAPDGTIYAVQHTIISKSTDGGRSWEHLNRVPAAFGFNGWLLQANRHGQLIHVSQHGEEQPTTVWVSDDEGETWEQTSEIDVAPFQKTVAGSSLTRLNDGTLLLPIKRRDDPFYEGTNPTYVFVSEDDGYTFSNRFFLSDYGNEVNIAELFSGRLLAVIRYQPGHPDQPHTNKTVFLADSVDSGVTWTNLRQLTSVHGQCHGAAVGLSNKRAVVAYDHRYPRELGSGRAMVSDNNGESWRDEVYYLCHGHVAGFPRHITLDGEEILTFIGSCYGDVSKWENATGNSHFCIIRWRPV, via the coding sequence ATGCTCTCAACCGAAAATATGGGTGGCGTTGTCGTCACGCCAAATCAATTAAGTGAGATGCAAGCGGGTGATTATATTCTGCATGCCCGCGATGGTCTGCTAAACAAGGTTCCAGTAGAGAAAATCCGCATGCCGTTGGATCCGCAAGGGCACTATCAGGGATTGAATTTCGTTCAGGCTCCCGATGGTACTATCTATGCAGTCCAGCACACCATTATCTCTAAGTCCACAGATGGTGGCAGGAGTTGGGAACATCTCAACAGGGTCCCTGCTGCTTTCGGTTTCAACGGATGGTTGTTGCAAGCCAATAGGCATGGGCAGCTTATTCACGTGAGTCAACATGGAGAAGAACAGCCAACCACCGTCTGGGTTTCTGATGATGAAGGTGAGACATGGGAGCAGACGAGCGAAATAGATGTCGCGCCGTTTCAGAAAACCGTCGCTGGTTCAAGTCTGACCCGACTCAACGATGGCACGCTGCTCCTACCAATTAAAAGAAGAGACGACCCGTTTTACGAAGGCACGAACCCGACTTATGTCTTTGTTTCCGAAGATGATGGATACACCTTCTCGAACCGCTTCTTTTTGTCGGATTATGGCAATGAAGTCAACATCGCAGAACTTTTTTCTGGCAGACTGCTCGCGGTCATCCGATACCAACCGGGACACCCAGACCAACCGCATACAAACAAAACGGTTTTTCTTGCAGATTCAGTAGATAGCGGTGTTACGTGGACAAATCTCCGTCAGTTAACGAGTGTGCATGGGCAGTGCCACGGCGCGGCTGTCGGACTTTCCAATAAGCGTGCTGTTGTGGCTTATGATCACCGGTATCCGAGGGAACTCGGCAGCGGTAGGGCAATGGTAAGCGACAACAACGGCGAAAGTTGGCGTGATGAAGTCTATTACCTCTGTCATGGGCATGTTGCTGGCTTTCCGAGACACATCACCTTAGATGGCGAGGAAATCCTAACCTTTATCGGTTCCTGCTACGGCGATGTCAGCAAATGGGAGAACGCCACAGGGAACTCACACTTCTGTATTATCCGGTGGCGACCGGTTTAG
- the dgoD gene encoding galactonate dehydratase, translating into MKITGFETIPIQGRAMILKMFTDEGIIGYGEPMNYEHWRVVAQAVDDMAEYLVGKDPLQIEAHWQAMYRSSYSRSMPVLVGALSGIEMAMWDVFGKVVGMPVWKLLGGSVRDRIRVYTGIGGTTPEACAEHARKAVAAGFRAVKMGASPQPVRFVDTPKAIGTMVTRVAAVREAVGDKVDIAVDLHRRLSPTMAVILVKELEPFRLLFAEEPCHPENNEPLLILSRSTTVPIATGERHLTRWGFREIIEREMCAILQPDIRHCGGILELKKIAAMAEIHNMAIAPHNAAGPVGVAASVHVMATVPNLLICEGGHRRGEGLFQTPLVFKDGFIELPTAPGLGVDMDDTAIEAIRDETFRLRGMFWHADDGAFADY; encoded by the coding sequence ATGAAAATTACCGGATTTGAAACAATACCTATTCAAGGTCGGGCGATGATCTTGAAAATGTTCACAGACGAAGGAATCATCGGCTACGGTGAACCGATGAACTATGAGCATTGGCGCGTCGTTGCCCAAGCCGTAGACGACATGGCGGAATACCTAGTCGGCAAAGACCCACTGCAGATTGAAGCGCACTGGCAAGCGATGTACAGGTCGAGTTACAGCCGGAGCATGCCTGTATTGGTCGGAGCACTCAGCGGTATTGAGATGGCGATGTGGGATGTATTCGGCAAGGTCGTCGGAATGCCGGTCTGGAAACTATTAGGCGGTTCCGTGCGGGATCGGATTCGCGTCTATACCGGTATAGGGGGTACAACACCTGAAGCGTGTGCAGAGCATGCGAGGAAGGCAGTGGCTGCAGGATTTCGGGCAGTAAAGATGGGAGCCTCGCCGCAACCTGTTCGATTTGTTGATACCCCAAAGGCGATTGGCACGATGGTGACACGGGTGGCAGCCGTGCGAGAGGCAGTCGGTGATAAGGTCGATATTGCTGTTGATCTGCATCGACGCTTGAGTCCAACGATGGCAGTCATCTTGGTAAAGGAATTAGAACCCTTCCGTCTCCTGTTTGCCGAGGAGCCGTGCCATCCTGAAAACAATGAGCCGCTTTTGATCTTATCCCGGTCCACAACAGTACCCATCGCGACGGGTGAACGGCATTTAACACGATGGGGTTTCCGGGAGATAATTGAACGTGAGATGTGCGCGATTTTGCAACCCGATATCCGACACTGCGGTGGGATACTGGAACTGAAGAAGATAGCCGCGATGGCGGAAATCCACAATATGGCGATTGCACCGCACAACGCTGCCGGTCCTGTCGGAGTGGCCGCATCGGTACACGTCATGGCGACCGTGCCGAATTTGCTGATATGTGAGGGCGGACACCGACGCGGAGAAGGACTGTTTCAAACACCTTTGGTTTTCAAAGATGGATTCATTGAACTCCCGACAGCACCCGGACTCGGTGTGGATATGGACGATACAGCTATTGAAGCGATTCGAGATGAAACATTTCGGCTGCGTGGAATGTTCTGGCACGCAGACGACGGGGCTTTCGCAGATTACTAA
- a CDS encoding DUF309 domain-containing protein, whose amino-acid sequence MDTIKQPEPFDANWHRYCPQKPFPPYRHIPGVTPHPIRDPRGHSYGLEEEHDADPLPPELWRENEDYLYGIDLYNFAYWWEAHEAWEGLWHQAEDTYRLFLQGLIQVSASLIKYHMRMLRPLRTLSTAGRDKLRQVVVECDDAFGNYMGLDLPAFLEIADAFFAPFFADNVTETTYLQNSVKPLILLTG is encoded by the coding sequence ATGGACACTATTAAACAACCCGAACCTTTTGATGCAAATTGGCATCGATATTGTCCACAAAAACCGTTCCCGCCGTATCGACATATCCCTGGTGTCACACCGCATCCCATCCGAGATCCGCGCGGACACAGTTATGGCCTCGAAGAAGAACACGATGCTGATCCGCTACCTCCAGAACTCTGGCGAGAAAACGAGGACTATCTCTACGGGATAGATTTATATAACTTTGCCTATTGGTGGGAAGCACATGAAGCGTGGGAAGGGTTGTGGCACCAAGCAGAGGACACGTATCGTCTTTTTCTTCAAGGACTGATTCAGGTTTCAGCATCCCTCATCAAATATCACATGCGAATGCTGCGACCCTTGCGCACACTTTCCACTGCGGGACGGGACAAATTGAGGCAGGTTGTCGTTGAGTGTGACGATGCTTTCGGAAACTATATGGGACTCGACTTGCCCGCATTCTTGGAAATCGCTGATGCATTTTTCGCCCCTTTCTTCGCCGACAATGTCACAGAAACCACGTATCTTCAGAACTCTGTTAAACCGCTCATATTGCTGACAGGTTAA
- a CDS encoding UDP-glucose/GDP-mannose dehydrogenase family protein — MKIAIIGAGYVGLTTGVVLAYLNHNVAIVEKDESKLDLLHEGKSPIHEPGIQNLLEEVQHTIRFTPNVAEVVPDSELILIAVGTPPKKNGEADTQHVEQAAREVAEVCLPDRHYTLVVKSTVPIGTNQRVAKVVESVFSTRGIQGNVSVASNPEFLQEGLALQGALYPDRIVVGANSDEAIDTLRRLYKPILEQTFDPPSGFPRPSAYHLPPMMTTDPNSAEMIKYAANTFLALKISFINEIGGLCEKVSADVTEVARGIGLDARIGNQFLRAGLGWGGSCYPKDTSALLGVAAQSGYEMPITEAARTVNFRQRAHIIEKLQGALKTLKGKTIGILGLAFKPNTDDVREAPSLDIIRELIAEGATVRAHDPIAIENAQRALSGRDPSANTNLYFTKNIDELAYNADALVLVTEWELYHRLELRKLAKQMKTRILIDGRNVYSPEEAKAAGFHYIGVGRI, encoded by the coding sequence ATGAAGATTGCAATTATAGGAGCAGGATACGTCGGTTTGACCACGGGTGTCGTCCTCGCTTACCTCAATCACAATGTCGCAATAGTAGAGAAAGACGAAAGTAAATTAGACCTTCTGCACGAAGGGAAAAGCCCTATTCACGAACCCGGCATCCAGAACCTTCTTGAAGAAGTGCAGCACACCATCCGTTTTACGCCAAACGTCGCTGAGGTCGTCCCCGATTCAGAGCTGATTCTGATTGCTGTCGGGACACCACCGAAAAAGAATGGAGAAGCTGATACACAGCACGTTGAACAAGCAGCGAGGGAAGTTGCAGAAGTCTGTCTGCCCGATAGACACTATACGCTCGTCGTTAAGTCCACGGTTCCCATCGGCACCAACCAACGCGTCGCTAAGGTTGTCGAGTCTGTTTTTTCGACACGTGGTATTCAGGGAAATGTGTCCGTTGCTTCAAACCCGGAGTTCTTACAAGAAGGTTTAGCGTTACAAGGCGCACTGTATCCGGATCGGATTGTTGTTGGTGCCAATAGCGATGAAGCGATTGATACCCTCCGTCGCCTCTATAAACCGATCCTCGAACAGACGTTTGATCCACCGAGTGGATTTCCACGTCCGTCGGCTTACCACTTGCCACCGATGATGACCACCGATCCAAACAGTGCAGAGATGATTAAATATGCTGCGAACACATTCCTCGCCCTCAAGATCAGTTTTATCAATGAAATTGGAGGACTCTGTGAAAAGGTCAGTGCAGACGTGACGGAGGTTGCGCGTGGTATTGGACTCGACGCTCGCATCGGAAATCAGTTTCTCCGTGCCGGTCTCGGATGGGGTGGGAGTTGTTACCCTAAAGATACTTCAGCGTTGTTAGGGGTCGCAGCGCAATCCGGCTACGAGATGCCTATCACGGAAGCCGCGCGTACCGTTAATTTTCGCCAACGCGCGCATATCATCGAAAAATTGCAAGGTGCTCTGAAGACGCTCAAAGGTAAAACTATCGGTATCCTCGGTCTCGCATTCAAGCCTAACACGGATGACGTTAGAGAAGCCCCGTCGCTTGACATTATTCGTGAACTTATTGCTGAGGGTGCAACCGTTCGCGCACACGATCCGATCGCTATTGAAAATGCGCAGCGTGCTTTGAGTGGAAGGGATCCATCTGCTAACACCAACCTCTACTTCACAAAAAATATAGATGAACTCGCCTACAATGCGGATGCGTTAGTGCTTGTCACTGAATGGGAACTCTATCACAGACTCGAACTCCGTAAACTCGCCAAACAGATGAAGACCCGCATCCTCATTGATGGACGTAATGTCTATTCGCCGGAAGAAGCAAAAGCTGCGGGTTTTCATTACATCGGGGTCGGCAGAATATAG
- a CDS encoding MoxR family ATPase, translating to MKNDMPSTQPATDIEIAETLKTAKENILTELKKRIIGQNEVIEQLLIALFSQGHCLLVGVPGLAKTLLISTFAQILKLPFNRIQFTPDLMPSDIIGTDIIEEDGTGKRAFRFIKGPVFANIVLADEINRTPPKTQAALLQAMQEYQVTAGGRTYFLERPFFVLATQNPIEQEGTYPLPEAQLDRFMFHITLDYPDKTSEKEIVMTTTAAYEPEINAVITGEEVLQIQQVVRKVPIAEAIVEYAVELNRQTRPAPDAYDFIQDWVQWGAGPRASQYLVLGAKARAILHGRYHVAYEDIKAVAIPVLRHRILTNFNAEADGITSLDIINRLLESVEPPPVE from the coding sequence ATGAAAAACGATATGCCCTCCACGCAACCTGCAACTGATATAGAAATCGCTGAAACATTAAAAACAGCCAAAGAAAATATTCTAACTGAACTCAAAAAACGTATCATCGGACAAAACGAGGTCATTGAGCAGCTCCTGATTGCGCTCTTTTCGCAGGGACACTGCTTGTTGGTTGGGGTACCGGGGTTGGCAAAAACGCTGCTCATTAGCACATTCGCACAAATTCTCAAATTGCCATTTAACCGCATCCAATTTACACCAGACCTAATGCCGTCCGACATTATAGGGACCGATATTATTGAAGAAGATGGAACCGGTAAACGTGCCTTCCGATTTATTAAGGGTCCAGTGTTTGCCAATATCGTTCTCGCCGATGAAATCAATCGAACACCTCCGAAAACACAAGCCGCACTTTTACAAGCCATGCAAGAATATCAGGTCACCGCAGGCGGTAGAACATATTTCTTGGAACGCCCGTTTTTTGTTTTAGCGACACAGAACCCAATTGAACAAGAAGGGACTTACCCACTACCAGAAGCACAACTTGATCGCTTTATGTTCCATATCACCCTCGATTATCCAGACAAAACTTCTGAAAAAGAGATTGTGATGACAACAACAGCGGCTTATGAACCGGAAATCAATGCCGTTATCACCGGAGAAGAGGTCCTACAAATACAGCAGGTCGTCCGGAAAGTCCCCATCGCTGAAGCGATTGTAGAGTATGCCGTGGAATTGAATAGGCAGACGCGTCCTGCCCCAGATGCATACGACTTCATTCAGGATTGGGTCCAATGGGGAGCAGGCCCCCGAGCATCGCAATATCTCGTTCTCGGTGCAAAGGCGCGAGCCATCCTCCACGGACGCTATCATGTCGCTTATGAAGATATTAAAGCTGTTGCGATCCCCGTCCTACGCCACCGAATTCTGACGAATTTCAACGCCGAGGCTGACGGTATCACGAGTTTAGATATTATCAATAGGTTGCTGGAAAGCGTTGAACCCCCACCGGTTGAATAA
- a CDS encoding GHMP kinase: MLIRARAPVRIDFAGGWSDVALFTEHSKGLVVNGAINRYAYATLRCESQTTQDDSVELQRILDKSIRIYSADFDTFIEADDVRQLEYDGNIDLVKAGVRRMSIQIGGFDLITQSNAPPGSGLGTSAAMGVALVSVLGALKEATYLPYEYAELASTIERHELGILGGKQDHYASALGGIHFMEFQGEEVKTSPLRLPPQIRYELEKNLVLCYTGQPRLSGNIHQNVTTAYKSADPSVRDALETLKATAEATKTALMRGRLTEFGELLTQNWRNQKKLHPSVTNEQIEQLFKIATAHGAIGGKACGAGGGGCLLFYCEPTREHSVRQKLEDAGARVIDVNFDFDGLQMWRVSNY; encoded by the coding sequence ATGCTAATCCGAGCGAGAGCTCCAGTCCGAATTGACTTTGCTGGGGGGTGGAGCGACGTAGCCCTATTCACCGAGCATTCAAAGGGGCTGGTCGTTAACGGAGCAATCAACCGGTATGCTTACGCCACGCTCCGCTGTGAAAGTCAGACAACGCAGGACGATTCCGTTGAACTGCAGCGGATTTTAGATAAAAGTATTCGTATCTATTCCGCAGATTTCGATACCTTCATTGAAGCCGACGATGTCCGTCAACTCGAATACGATGGAAATATCGATTTAGTAAAGGCAGGGGTCCGGCGCATGTCTATACAGATCGGTGGATTCGACCTGATCACACAGTCCAATGCCCCTCCTGGGAGTGGATTGGGAACTTCGGCAGCAATGGGAGTTGCCCTCGTCAGCGTCCTCGGCGCACTCAAAGAAGCCACCTATCTTCCGTATGAATACGCCGAACTCGCCAGCACTATCGAACGCCATGAACTCGGTATACTCGGTGGGAAGCAAGACCATTACGCGAGTGCCCTCGGTGGTATTCATTTTATGGAATTCCAAGGGGAAGAGGTCAAAACTTCGCCGCTGAGACTCCCTCCTCAGATCCGCTACGAACTTGAAAAAAATCTCGTCCTTTGTTATACCGGGCAACCGAGACTCTCGGGCAACATCCATCAGAACGTGACAACCGCCTATAAAAGTGCCGATCCAAGTGTCCGCGATGCCTTAGAGACGCTCAAAGCCACCGCTGAGGCGACAAAAACGGCACTGATGCGCGGCAGATTGACCGAATTCGGCGAATTACTCACCCAAAATTGGCGGAATCAGAAAAAGTTACACCCGTCTGTTACAAACGAGCAGATTGAGCAGCTTTTTAAAATCGCGACAGCACACGGTGCCATCGGCGGAAAAGCGTGTGGTGCCGGTGGTGGCGGGTGTCTCCTGTTCTACTGTGAACCGACACGCGAACATAGTGTGCGCCAGAAACTCGAAGACGCTGGTGCACGCGTTATTGATGTCAACTTCGATTTCGATGGTCTCCAAATGTGGAGAGTCTCAAACTACTAA
- a CDS encoding HU family DNA-binding protein, which translates to MAKLMKNDVVSSIVEQTGLSKKEATAAVDAFAATVCDALSNGDSVGLIGFGTFEAKVRPARTGRNPQTGEPLSIPEKTVPVFKAGKKLRDAAA; encoded by the coding sequence ATGGCAAAATTAATGAAGAACGATGTCGTCAGCAGTATTGTCGAACAGACGGGTCTTAGCAAGAAAGAGGCAACAGCCGCTGTTGACGCTTTTGCTGCGACTGTTTGCGATGCTTTGAGTAACGGCGATTCCGTTGGGTTGATCGGTTTCGGAACATTTGAAGCCAAAGTTCGGCCAGCCCGTACAGGTCGCAATCCACAGACTGGCGAACCGCTCAGTATTCCTGAGAAGACCGTCCCTGTCTTCAAAGCTGGTAAGAAGCTTCGCGACGCTGCTGCCTAA